In one window of Lynx canadensis isolate LIC74 chromosome B3, mLynCan4.pri.v2, whole genome shotgun sequence DNA:
- the CKB gene encoding LOW QUALITY PROTEIN: creatine kinase B-type (The sequence of the model RefSeq protein was modified relative to this genomic sequence to represent the inferred CDS: inserted 1 base in 1 codon; deleted 2 bases in 1 codon), translated as MPFSNGHNALKLRFPAEDEFPDLSGHNNHMAKVLTPELYAELRAKCTPSGFTLDDVIQTGVDNPGHPYIMTVGCVAGDEESYDVFKELFDPIIEDRHGGYKPSDEHKTDLNPDNLQVRGGPGAGRAGEGSPSAHRRXCPQGGDDLDPNYVLSSRVRTGRSIRGFCLPPHCSRGERRAIEKLAVEALASLDGDLAGRYYALKSMTEAEQQQLIDDHFLFDKPVSPLLLASGMARDWPDARGIWHNDNKTFLVWINEEDHLRVISMQKGGNMKEVFTRFCNGLTQIETLFKSKNYEFMWNPHLGYILTCPSNLGTGLRAGVHIKLPHLGKHEKFPEVLKRLRLQKRGTGGVDTAAVGGVFDVSNADRLGFSEVELVQMVVDGVKLLIEMEQRLEQGQAIDDLVPAQK; from the exons ATGCCCTTCTCCAATGGCCACAACGCGCTGAAGCTGCGCTTCCCGGCCGAGGACGAGTTCCCCGACCTCAGCGGCCACAACAACCACATGGCCAAGGTGCTGACCCCCGAGCTGTACGCGGAGCTGCGCGCCAAGTGCACGCCGAGCGGCTTCACACTGGACGACGTCATCCAGACCGGCGTGGATAACCCGG GTCACCCCTATATCATGACCGTGGGCTGCGTGGCAGGCGATGAGGAATCCTATGACGTGTTCAAGGAGCTCTTTGACCCCATCATCGAGGACCGGCACGGAGGCTACAAGCCCAGCGACGAGCACAAGACCGACCTCAATCCCGACAACCTGCAGGTACGAGGTGGCCCCGGG GCGGGGCGGGCTGGGGAGGGGTCCCCCAGCGCTCACCGCC TGTGTCCCCAGGGCGGCGACGACCTGGACCCTAACTACGTGCTGAGCTCGCGGGTGCGCACGGGTCGCAGCATCCGCGGCTTCTGCCTCCCCCCGCACTGCAGCCGCGGGGAGCGCCGAGCCATCGAGAAGCTCGCTGTGGAAG CTCTGGCGAGCCTGGACGGCGACCTGGCCGGCAGGTACTACGCGCTCAAGAGCATGACCGAGGCAGAGCAGCAGCAGCTCATCGACGACCACTTCCTCTTCGACAAGCCCGTGTCGCCCCTGCTGCTGGCCTCCGGCATGGCCCGCGACTGGCCGGATGCCCGTGGCATCTG gcacaATGACAATAAGACCTTCCTGGTGTGGATCAACGAGGAAGACCACCTTCGGGTCATCTCCATGCAGAAGGGGGGCAACATGAAGGAGGTGTTCACTCGCTTCTGCAATGGCCTCACCCAG ATTGAAACGCTCTTCAAGTCTAAGAACTACGAATTCATGTGGAACCCTCACCTGGGCTACATCCTGACCTGCCCGTCCAATCTGGGCACGGGGCTGCGGGCAGGTGTGCACATCAAGCTGCCCCACCTGGGCAAGCATGAGAAGTTCCCGGAGGTGCTCAAGCGGCTGCGGCTTCAGAAACGAGGCACAG GTGGTGTGGACACAGCTGCCGTGGGCGGGGTCTTCGACGTCTCCAACGCAGACCGCCTGGGCTTCTCGGAGGTGGAGCTGGTACAGATGGTGGTGGACGGCGTGAAGCTGCTCATCGAGATGGAGCAGCGGCTGGAGCAGGGCCAGGCCATCGATGACCTCGTGCCTGCCCAGAAGTGA